The following proteins are co-located in the Undibacter mobilis genome:
- a CDS encoding type II toxin-antitoxin system RatA family toxin encodes MPQFTNKRRVRHAAADMFDLVADVEKYPEFVPLCQNLRIRSRTDKGEGVEVMTASMTVAYKLIQQTFTSRVTLDRPNLKILVEYLDGPFSRLQNRWSFKPIGEDACEVEFYIDYEFRSRTFGMLMGAVFDTVFRKMAAAFEARADKVYGRKPG; translated from the coding sequence ATGCCGCAGTTCACGAACAAGCGCCGCGTGCGTCATGCCGCGGCCGACATGTTCGACCTCGTCGCCGATGTCGAGAAATATCCCGAGTTCGTGCCGCTGTGCCAGAACCTGCGCATCCGCAGCCGCACCGACAAGGGCGAAGGCGTCGAGGTGATGACCGCGTCGATGACGGTCGCCTACAAGCTGATCCAGCAGACCTTCACCAGCCGCGTCACGCTCGACCGACCGAACCTGAAAATTCTGGTCGAGTATCTCGACGGCCCGTTCAGCCGTTTGCAAAATCGCTGGTCTTTCAAACCGATCGGGGAAGACGCTTGCGAGGTCGAGTTCTATATCGACTATGAATTCAGAAGCCGCACCTTCGGCATGCTGATGGGCGCGGTGTTCGACACCGTGTTCCGCAAGATGGCCGCGGCATTCGAAGCGCGTGCCGACAAGGTCTATGGCCGCAAGCCCGGCTAG
- the cysK gene encoding cysteine synthase A: MAKYNSILQTVGRTPCVKINKLGPKGVNLYVKIEAFNPLGSVKDRLALGVIEAAEKSGELKPGMTVVEATSGNTGIGLAMVCAAKGYPLVVTMAETFSVERRKLMRFLGAKVVLTPAAGRGFGMVAKAQELAKTHGWFLTRQFENEANPDMHERTTAREIVDDFKDTGLDYWVTGFGTGGTFNGVSRVLKREMPNTKIVLCEPGDAPMVSSHTPQERNADGTPAKPNAAFKPHPMQGWSPDFIPKITAEAVDRGAASEVVTIAGPDAMKCARDLAQKEGIFVGITAGATLAGALKVAEKAAPGSTILAMLPDTGERYLSTPLFGDIGADMNEDEVTISLSTPGHQMPAKTA; encoded by the coding sequence ATGGCCAAATACAACAGCATCCTCCAGACCGTCGGCCGCACGCCGTGCGTCAAGATCAACAAACTCGGGCCGAAGGGCGTCAATCTCTACGTCAAGATCGAAGCCTTCAATCCGCTCGGTTCGGTGAAGGATCGCCTCGCGCTTGGTGTCATCGAGGCCGCCGAGAAGTCCGGTGAGCTCAAGCCCGGCATGACCGTGGTCGAGGCCACCTCCGGCAATACCGGCATCGGCCTTGCGATGGTTTGCGCGGCCAAGGGCTATCCCCTGGTCGTGACCATGGCCGAGACGTTCTCGGTGGAACGCCGCAAGCTGATGCGTTTCCTTGGCGCCAAGGTGGTGCTCACGCCGGCCGCCGGCCGCGGCTTCGGCATGGTTGCCAAGGCGCAGGAACTCGCCAAGACGCATGGCTGGTTCCTCACGCGGCAATTCGAAAACGAAGCCAATCCCGACATGCACGAGCGCACCACCGCGCGCGAGATCGTCGACGACTTCAAAGACACGGGTCTCGACTACTGGGTCACCGGCTTTGGCACCGGCGGCACCTTCAATGGCGTGTCGCGTGTGCTCAAGCGCGAAATGCCGAACACCAAAATCGTGCTGTGCGAACCGGGCGACGCACCGATGGTGTCGAGCCATACGCCGCAGGAGCGCAATGCCGACGGCACGCCCGCGAAACCAAATGCCGCCTTCAAGCCGCATCCGATGCAAGGCTGGTCGCCCGATTTCATCCCGAAGATCACCGCCGAAGCGGTCGACCGCGGCGCCGCGAGCGAAGTCGTCACCATCGCCGGACCCGACGCCATGAAATGCGCCAGGGACCTGGCGCAGAAGGAAGGCATCTTCGTCGGCATTACCGCCGGCGCGACGCTCGCCGGCGCGCTCAAGGTGGCCGAGAAGGCCGCGCCGGGTTCGACCATTCTGGCGATGCTGCCGGATACCGGCGAGCGCTACCTGTCGACGCCGTTGTTCGGCGACATTGGTGCGGACATGAACGAAGACGAAGTAACGATTTCGCTGTCGACGCCGGGCCATCAGATGCCGGCGAAGACGGCCTGA
- the dusB gene encoding tRNA dihydrouridine synthase DusB, with the protein MLGRGPIPDINEVYADALHIGGVSAPNRVLLAPMSGITDAPFRRVAERLGAGLVVSEMTACAGLAKGEREARVRSQGNGVAINVVQLAGCEAHWMAEGAAIAEANGAQIIDINMGCPSKLVTNGASGSALMRDLDHALTLIEATVNAVEVPVTLKMRLGWDANSINAPDLARRAEAAGVQMITVHGRTRCQFYTGTADWDAVRAVKQAVGVPVVVNGDIRSGDDALEALKASGADAVMVGRAAQGRPWLPGQVAHFLATGERGATPSLQVQLELIDALYAEHIEHHGVAIGRRHARKHLGWALEAAAETAGVPDELLKVHRTRVLTSEQPDEARRRLADAYDAFAWRDAA; encoded by the coding sequence ATGCTAGGCAGAGGTCCAATACCGGACATAAACGAAGTTTATGCGGACGCGCTGCACATAGGCGGCGTGAGCGCGCCGAACCGCGTCCTCCTGGCACCCATGTCCGGTATTACTGACGCGCCGTTTCGGCGTGTGGCCGAGCGCCTTGGCGCCGGTCTGGTCGTGTCGGAGATGACCGCCTGTGCCGGTCTTGCCAAAGGCGAGCGTGAGGCGCGCGTGCGCAGCCAGGGCAACGGCGTTGCCATCAATGTCGTACAGCTTGCCGGCTGCGAGGCGCACTGGATGGCGGAAGGCGCGGCGATCGCCGAAGCCAATGGCGCGCAGATCATCGACATCAATATGGGGTGCCCGTCGAAGCTGGTGACCAATGGTGCTTCCGGCTCGGCGCTGATGCGCGACCTCGATCATGCGCTGACGTTGATCGAGGCGACCGTCAACGCCGTTGAAGTGCCGGTGACGTTGAAAATGCGCCTTGGCTGGGATGCCAATTCGATCAACGCGCCGGACCTCGCGCGCCGCGCCGAAGCCGCCGGCGTACAGATGATCACGGTGCATGGTCGCACGCGCTGCCAGTTCTATACCGGCACGGCCGACTGGGATGCGGTGCGCGCGGTGAAACAGGCGGTAGGCGTGCCGGTCGTCGTCAATGGTGACATTCGCTCCGGCGACGATGCGCTTGAAGCCTTAAAGGCGTCCGGTGCGGATGCGGTGATGGTCGGCCGCGCGGCGCAAGGCCGGCCGTGGCTGCCGGGGCAGGTGGCTCATTTTCTTGCCACGGGCGAGCGCGGCGCGACGCCGTCGCTTCAGGTCCAGCTTGAATTGATTGACGCTCTTTACGCCGAGCACATCGAGCACCATGGCGTCGCGATCGGCCGTCGCCATGCCCGCAAGCATCTCGGTTGGGCGCTCGAGGCCGCGGCCGAAACCGCCGGTGTGCCGGATGAATTGCTCAAGGTCCATCGCACGCGCGTCCTCACCAGCGAGCAGCCCGATGAAGCGCGGCGGCGGCTCGCCGATGCCTACGATGCGTTTGCCTGGAGGGATGCCGCATGA
- a CDS encoding two-component system sensor histidine kinase NtrB gives MLNALPHPVIMVAPDGRIADANVAAEQFFEASIPMLRRNLLRELVPFGSPLLTLVEQVRRSGVAVNEYKVDLATPRNPGERLVDLHVAPLAEYPEHVIVMLQERTIADKMDRQLTHRGAARSVIALAAMLAHEIKNPLSGIRGAAQLLEQSAADEDRQLTTLICDETDRIVKLVDRMEIFGDERPVEREPVNIHVVLDHVKRLAQSGFGRHIRFVEDYDPSLPPVLANRDQLVQVFLNLVKNAAEAIGEDASDGEIHLTTAFRPGVRLAVPGTNARVSLPLEFCVRDNGPGVSDDLMPHLFDPFVTTKPSGSGLGLALVAKIVGDHGGIIECESQPRRTTFRVLMPIYSGEGGASEDALSSQTS, from the coding sequence ATGCTCAATGCGCTGCCGCATCCCGTGATCATGGTCGCGCCGGATGGTCGCATTGCCGATGCCAATGTTGCTGCCGAGCAGTTCTTCGAAGCCTCGATTCCGATGCTGCGGCGTAATCTGCTGCGCGAACTGGTACCCTTCGGTTCGCCCTTGCTGACATTGGTCGAACAGGTGCGTCGCAGCGGCGTTGCCGTGAACGAATACAAGGTCGATCTGGCCACGCCGCGCAACCCCGGCGAACGGCTGGTCGATCTGCATGTCGCGCCGCTGGCCGAATATCCCGAGCATGTCATCGTCATGCTGCAAGAGCGTACCATCGCCGACAAGATGGACCGCCAGCTCACCCATCGCGGCGCCGCGCGTTCGGTCATCGCGCTTGCTGCCATGCTGGCGCACGAAATCAAGAATCCGTTGTCCGGCATTCGCGGCGCTGCGCAATTGCTCGAGCAATCTGCCGCCGACGAAGACCGCCAGCTCACCACCTTGATCTGCGACGAGACCGACCGCATCGTGAAGCTGGTCGATCGCATGGAGATTTTCGGCGACGAGCGACCGGTCGAGCGCGAGCCGGTCAACATCCATGTCGTGCTCGATCATGTGAAGCGGCTGGCGCAATCCGGTTTTGGCCGTCACATCAGGTTCGTCGAGGACTACGACCCGTCACTGCCGCCGGTGCTCGCCAATCGCGACCAACTCGTTCAGGTCTTCCTCAACCTCGTCAAGAATGCCGCCGAGGCGATTGGTGAGGACGCGAGCGACGGTGAAATTCATCTCACCACCGCATTCCGCCCGGGCGTACGTCTTGCCGTTCCCGGAACCAATGCGCGCGTGTCGTTGCCGCTCGAATTCTGCGTACGCGACAACGGACCCGGCGTGTCCGACGATTTGATGCCGCATTTGTTCGACCCCTTCGTCACCACCAAGCCGTCCGGCAGCGGGCTCGGCCTGGCGCTGGTGGCGAAGATCGTGGGCGATCACGGCGGTATCATTGAATGTGAATCCCAGCCGCGGCGGACGACCTTCCGCGTGCTGATGCCCATTTACAGCGGCGAAGGCGGCGCAAGCGAAGACGCGCTGTCCTCCCAGACTTCATGA
- the lipA gene encoding lipoyl synthase: MAVVLDLINNPRPRHPEKAHRPDSVQPPKPDWIRVKAPISQGYAETHALMRESKLVTVCEEAGCPNIGECWEKKHATFMIMGDTCTRACAFCNVKTGLPGALDVSEPEHVGQATAKLGLNHIVVTSVDRDDLADGGAQHFADTIGAIRKHAPGTTIEILTPDFLRKDGAVEVVVAAKPDVFNHNLETVPSLYLTVRPGARYFHSLRLLQRVKELDPSMFTKSGIMVGLGEERNEILQVMDDLRSAGVDFLTIGQYLQPTKKHHEVKRFLPPDEFKSLETVAYSKGFLMVSASPLTRSSHHAGDDFARLKAARAAQLNR; encoded by the coding sequence ATGGCCGTCGTCCTCGACCTGATCAATAACCCGCGCCCGCGCCACCCGGAAAAGGCGCACCGGCCGGATTCGGTGCAGCCGCCGAAGCCGGACTGGATTCGCGTCAAGGCGCCCATCTCCCAGGGCTATGCCGAAACGCATGCCCTGATGCGCGAGAGCAAGCTCGTTACCGTCTGCGAAGAGGCGGGCTGTCCGAATATCGGCGAGTGCTGGGAGAAGAAGCACGCCACCTTCATGATCATGGGCGACACCTGCACGCGCGCCTGTGCCTTCTGCAACGTCAAGACCGGCCTGCCGGGGGCGCTCGACGTCAGCGAGCCCGAACATGTCGGGCAGGCGACCGCCAAGCTCGGCCTCAACCATATCGTCGTCACCTCGGTCGATCGTGACGATCTGGCCGACGGCGGCGCGCAGCATTTTGCCGACACGATCGGCGCCATCCGCAAGCATGCGCCCGGCACCACCATCGAAATCCTCACCCCCGACTTCCTGCGCAAGGATGGTGCGGTCGAGGTGGTGGTCGCGGCGAAGCCCGACGTGTTCAACCACAATCTCGAAACCGTGCCGTCGCTCTATCTCACCGTGCGGCCCGGCGCGCGCTACTTCCATTCGCTGCGTCTGCTGCAGCGGGTGAAGGAACTCGATCCGTCGATGTTCACCAAGTCCGGCATCATGGTCGGCCTTGGCGAAGAGCGGAACGAGATCCTGCAGGTGATGGACGACCTGCGTTCGGCCGGCGTCGACTTCCTCACCATCGGCCAGTATCTGCAGCCGACGAAAAAACATCACGAGGTGAAGCGTTTCCTGCCGCCGGACGAGTTCAAGTCGCTCGAAACCGTCGCCTATTCGAAGGGCTTCCTGATGGTGTCGGCGTCGCCGCTGACGCGCTCGTCACACCACGCGGGCGACGACTTCGCGCGTCTGAAAGCGGCGCGCGCAGCGCAGCTTAACCGCTAA
- a CDS encoding CinA family protein, protein MIDDDIVQAARDLLDICKRKNLLVATAESCTAGLVAGTLTEVPGTSSILDRGFITYSNEAKNEMLGVSRDLLARHGAVSREVAEAMASGVLGHSRVHLAVSVTGIAGPDGGTPTKPVGLVHFAVASRSGKLSHAEKRYGNIGRAEVRKHSVLQAFRMLHDMAKTEDAYPPREAI, encoded by the coding sequence ATGATCGATGACGACATCGTCCAGGCGGCGCGCGATCTGCTCGATATCTGCAAGCGCAAGAATCTGCTGGTCGCCACCGCGGAGTCCTGCACCGCGGGCCTCGTTGCCGGCACGTTGACCGAAGTGCCCGGCACCTCCAGCATCCTCGACCGCGGTTTCATCACCTATTCCAATGAAGCCAAGAACGAGATGCTCGGCGTCTCGCGCGACCTGCTGGCCCGGCACGGCGCGGTGAGCCGCGAGGTCGCCGAAGCCATGGCCTCCGGCGTGCTCGGCCACTCGCGTGTCCATCTTGCGGTGTCGGTGACCGGTATTGCCGGGCCCGATGGCGGCACGCCGACCAAGCCGGTGGGGCTGGTGCATTTCGCGGTCGCATCGCGCTCCGGCAAATTGAGCCATGCCGAAAAGAGGTACGGAAATATTGGCCGCGCCGAGGTGCGGAAACATTCCGTGCTTCAGGCGTTCAGGATGCTGCACGACATGGCCAAGACCGAAGACGCTTATCCCCCACGCGAGGCGATATGA
- a CDS encoding bifunctional 2-C-methyl-D-erythritol 4-phosphate cytidylyltransferase/2-C-methyl-D-erythritol 2,4-cyclodiphosphate synthase, whose product MAKIAAVIVAAGRGTRATGSEVPKQFRPVGGEAVLRRCLTAFAGCGLIHTIQTVIRPGDEPRYAEAAAGLAVAPPVHGGETRQASVRAGLEALASEAPDIVLIHDAARPFASPVLIARAIAAAAETGAAIPGLAVTDTIKSIDSHGFVGETLDRARLRAVQTPQAFAFAPILEAHARAAREGRHDFTDDAAIAEWAGMQVRVFDGETANIKITHAEDFVRAEAMQLSQLSDVRTGTGIDVHAFGPGDHVMIGGVRIAHGQALTGHSDADVGLHALTDAILGALADGDIGSHFPPSDPQWKGAASDRFLKFACERVAARGGRIAHLDLTIVCEAPKIGPHRDAIRETVARIAGVTTDRVAVKATTSEQLGFTGRREGIAAYATATVRLPWS is encoded by the coding sequence ATGGCGAAAATCGCAGCCGTCATTGTCGCCGCCGGGCGCGGCACCCGGGCAACCGGGTCGGAAGTTCCCAAGCAATTCCGGCCCGTCGGGGGCGAAGCGGTGCTGCGACGCTGCCTGACGGCCTTCGCCGGGTGCGGGCTTATCCACACCATCCAGACGGTCATCCGGCCGGGGGATGAACCCCGTTATGCGGAGGCCGCGGCGGGCCTCGCCGTGGCCCCTCCGGTCCATGGCGGCGAAACCCGGCAGGCCTCGGTCCGCGCCGGCCTCGAAGCTCTGGCCAGCGAGGCCCCCGATATCGTTCTCATCCACGACGCCGCCCGGCCCTTCGCCAGCCCGGTCCTGATCGCACGCGCCATCGCGGCGGCGGCCGAGACCGGCGCCGCCATCCCCGGCCTCGCCGTGACCGACACCATCAAGAGCATCGACAGTCACGGCTTCGTCGGCGAGACGCTGGACCGCGCCCGCTTGCGCGCCGTACAGACCCCGCAGGCCTTTGCGTTCGCGCCGATCCTGGAAGCGCACGCCCGCGCTGCGCGCGAAGGCCGACACGATTTCACCGACGATGCCGCGATTGCCGAATGGGCCGGCATGCAGGTGCGCGTGTTCGACGGCGAGACCGCCAACATCAAGATCACCCATGCGGAGGACTTCGTGCGCGCCGAGGCGATGCAGCTTTCCCAACTCAGCGATGTGCGCACCGGCACCGGCATCGACGTTCATGCGTTCGGTCCCGGCGACCATGTGATGATCGGCGGCGTGCGCATCGCCCACGGTCAGGCGCTCACCGGGCATTCCGATGCCGATGTCGGCCTGCATGCGCTGACTGACGCCATTCTCGGCGCGCTGGCCGACGGCGACATCGGCTCGCATTTTCCCCCGAGCGATCCGCAATGGAAAGGCGCCGCCTCCGATCGCTTTCTTAAATTCGCCTGCGAACGCGTCGCGGCGCGGGGCGGCCGCATTGCCCATCTCGACCTCACCATCGTCTGCGAGGCCCCCAAGATCGGCCCGCACCGCGACGCCATCCGCGAAACCGTCGCACGCATTGCCGGTGTGACAACGGATCGCGTCGCCGTCAAAGCCACCACCAGCGAGCAACTTGGCTTCACCGGCCGCCGTGAAGGCATCGCCGCCTATGCGACGGCAACGGTGCGGCTGCCGTGGTCGTGA
- a CDS encoding GlsB/YeaQ/YmgE family stress response membrane protein, with protein sequence MGIIAWIVVGLVAGWLAQVILGGRGGLLANLAVGLVGAIVAGAVLPRLGIFIAADFLGNIISATIGAVIFLFIWRAIRGA encoded by the coding sequence ATGGGCATCATTGCTTGGATCGTGGTGGGATTGGTTGCCGGCTGGCTGGCGCAGGTTATTCTCGGCGGTCGCGGCGGCCTGCTGGCCAATCTGGCGGTCGGCCTGGTCGGCGCCATCGTCGCTGGCGCTGTCCTGCCGCGGCTCGGTATCTTCATCGCCGCAGATTTCCTCGGCAACATCATCAGTGCCACCATCGGCGCCGTGATCTTCCTGTTCATCTGGCGGGCAATCCGAGGGGCCTGA
- a CDS encoding TspO/MBR family protein produces the protein MTDAATGLPRRPWYLALIPIAAIVAASVLGQMATFPHLAPWYAGLSKPPFNPPNWVFGPAWTTLYVLMAFATIRVIWQPESAARTRALVLFALQLLFNIAWSWMFFAAENPLLGLINIVPQLALVIATVLVFYRVDRTAGIALAPLALWVSFATLLNVSVWWLNR, from the coding sequence ATGACCGACGCAGCAACCGGCCTGCCCAGACGCCCCTGGTATCTGGCGCTCATCCCCATCGCCGCCATTGTCGCCGCCTCGGTCCTCGGCCAGATGGCGACCTTTCCGCATCTGGCGCCTTGGTACGCGGGCTTGAGCAAACCGCCGTTCAACCCGCCGAACTGGGTGTTCGGTCCGGCCTGGACGACACTTTATGTGCTGATGGCTTTCGCCACGATCCGCGTGATCTGGCAGCCGGAGTCGGCGGCGCGCACGCGCGCGCTGGTGCTGTTCGCGTTGCAACTCCTGTTCAATATCGCCTGGTCGTGGATGTTCTTTGCCGCGGAGAATCCGCTGTTGGGGCTGATCAACATCGTGCCGCAGCTGGCGCTGGTCATCGCGACCGTGTTGGTATTCTACCGCGTCGACCGGACGGCCGGCATTGCGCTTGCGCCACTGGCGCTCTGGGTCAGCTTCGCGACCTTGCTGAATGTTTCGGTCTGGTGGCTGAACCGCTAG
- a CDS encoding LLM class flavin-dependent oxidoreductase, which translates to MAQTIELGLDTFGDITDGPDGKPLHAAQVIRDLVDEAVLADEAGVDFIGVGEHHRADFAVSSPEMVLATIAGRTKRIRLGSAVTVLSSDDPIRVYQRFATLNAASNGRAEVMLGRGSFIESFPLFGFDLNKYEELFNEKLDLYAAVLKQEPVTWQGTTRPPLKNQSVYPRLDAPLTTWIGVGGTPESVMRAVHYGFPMMLAIIGGDPKRFAPYADLYRRSLAELKKPELPVGVHSHGYIAETDAQAREELFADYKRMRDKIGAERGWPPFGKAEFEREIEGGSLYVGSPETVAKKIAGTVKALGAQRFDMKYSAGPLSHAKMMRCIELYGRKVAPLVRELVG; encoded by the coding sequence ATGGCGCAGACAATCGAACTCGGACTCGACACTTTCGGCGATATCACCGACGGCCCGGACGGCAAGCCGCTGCACGCGGCGCAGGTGATCCGCGACCTTGTCGATGAGGCCGTGCTGGCCGATGAGGCGGGCGTCGATTTCATCGGCGTTGGCGAACATCACCGTGCCGATTTCGCTGTATCCTCGCCCGAGATGGTACTGGCGACCATCGCCGGTCGCACCAAACGTATCCGCCTTGGCTCCGCGGTGACGGTGCTGTCCTCGGACGATCCGATCCGTGTCTATCAGCGCTTTGCCACGCTCAATGCCGCCTCGAACGGCCGCGCCGAGGTCATGCTCGGCCGCGGCTCGTTCATCGAGTCGTTTCCGCTGTTCGGCTTCGACCTCAACAAATACGAGGAGCTGTTCAACGAAAAGCTGGACCTCTACGCCGCGGTGCTGAAGCAGGAGCCCGTGACCTGGCAGGGGACGACGCGGCCGCCGCTCAAGAACCAGAGCGTCTATCCAAGGCTCGACGCGCCGCTGACGACATGGATCGGCGTCGGCGGCACGCCGGAGTCGGTGATGCGCGCGGTGCATTACGGTTTCCCGATGATGCTGGCGATCATCGGCGGCGATCCCAAACGCTTTGCGCCCTATGCCGATCTTTATCGGCGCTCGCTGGCCGAACTGAAAAAGCCGGAGCTTCCGGTCGGCGTGCATTCGCACGGCTATATCGCCGAGACTGATGCGCAGGCGCGGGAAGAGCTGTTCGCCGACTACAAGCGCATGCGCGACAAGATCGGTGCCGAACGCGGCTGGCCGCCATTCGGCAAGGCTGAGTTCGAGCGCGAGATCGAAGGTGGCTCGCTCTATGTCGGTTCGCCCGAGACCGTGGCCAAAAAGATCGCCGGCACCGTCAAGGCGCTCGGCGCGCAGCGCTTCGACATGAAGTATTCCGCCGGTCCGCTGTCGCACGCCAAGATGATGCGTTGCATCGAGCTCTACGGCCGCAAGGTGGCGCCGCTGGTCCGCGAACTGGTCGGTTAG
- the ntrC gene encoding nitrogen regulation protein NR(I), with protein MPTGSILVADDDAAIRTVLNQALSRAGYEVRSTGNAATLWRWVNQGDGDLVITDVVMPDENAFDLIPRIRKARPDLPIIVMSAQNTFMTAIRASERGAYEYLPKPFDLKELIGIVGRALSEPKEPRVQPAKPEEFDAIPLVGRSPAMQEIYRVLARLMQTDLTVMITGESGTGKELVAKALHDYGKRRAGTFVAINMAAIPRDLIESELFGHEKGAFTGANTRSAGRFEQAEGGTLFLDEIGDMPMEAQTRLLRVLQQGEYTTVGGRTPIKSDVRIIAATNKDLRLQIQQGLFREDLFFRLNVVPLRLPPLRERTEDIPDLIRHFFAQAQREGLPPKQIDQAALDRLKRHRWPGNVRELENLARRLAALYPQETITAAVIESELAQPALPAAGDEPRGEESLSGAVERHLSAYFSGFDDGLPPAGLYHRILREIEYPLLTAALAATRGNQIRAADLLGVNRNTLRKKIRDLDIQVYRGGN; from the coding sequence ATGCCGACGGGGAGTATCCTTGTCGCCGATGACGATGCGGCCATTCGGACCGTTCTCAATCAGGCACTGTCGCGCGCCGGATACGAGGTGCGCTCGACCGGCAACGCCGCCACATTATGGCGCTGGGTCAACCAGGGCGACGGCGACCTCGTCATCACCGACGTGGTGATGCCGGATGAAAATGCCTTCGACCTGATCCCGCGCATCCGCAAGGCGCGGCCCGATCTGCCGATCATCGTCATGAGCGCGCAGAACACCTTCATGACCGCGATCCGCGCGTCCGAGCGCGGCGCTTATGAATATCTGCCGAAGCCGTTCGATCTGAAGGAACTGATTGGCATTGTCGGCCGCGCTTTGTCGGAACCGAAGGAGCCGCGCGTCCAGCCGGCCAAGCCGGAAGAATTCGATGCCATCCCGCTGGTCGGCCGTTCGCCGGCGATGCAGGAAATCTACCGCGTGCTGGCGCGTCTGATGCAGACCGATCTCACCGTGATGATCACCGGCGAGAGCGGCACCGGCAAGGAGTTGGTCGCCAAGGCGCTGCACGATTACGGCAAACGCCGCGCCGGCACCTTCGTCGCCATTAACATGGCGGCGATCCCGCGCGATCTTATTGAATCGGAATTGTTCGGCCACGAGAAGGGCGCCTTCACCGGCGCCAATACACGCTCGGCCGGCCGCTTCGAGCAGGCCGAAGGCGGCACGCTGTTCCTCGACGAAATCGGTGACATGCCGATGGAAGCGCAGACGCGTTTGCTGCGCGTGCTGCAGCAGGGTGAATACACCACAGTCGGCGGCCGCACGCCGATCAAAAGTGACGTGCGTATCATCGCCGCCACCAACAAGGACCTGCGGCTGCAGATCCAGCAGGGCCTGTTCCGCGAAGATCTGTTCTTCCGCCTCAACGTGGTGCCGCTGCGCCTGCCGCCCTTGCGCGAGCGCACCGAAGACATTCCCGATCTCATCCGGCATTTCTTCGCCCAGGCGCAACGCGAGGGCCTGCCGCCGAAGCAGATCGATCAGGCCGCGCTCGATCGCCTGAAGCGCCATCGCTGGCCGGGCAATGTGCGCGAACTGGAAAATCTCGCCCGCCGTCTTGCCGCGCTGTATCCGCAGGAGACCATCACCGCGGCCGTGATCGAAAGCGAACTGGCGCAGCCGGCGCTGCCGGCCGCCGGTGACGAGCCGCGCGGCGAGGAGTCCTTGAGCGGCGCGGTCGAGCGCCACCTATCGGCGTATTTCTCGGGCTTCGACGACGGGCTGCCGCCGGCCGGGCTCTATCACCGCATCCTGCGCGAGATCGAGTATCCGCTGCTCACGGCGGCGCTGGCCGCCACGCGCGGCAACCAGATCCGTGCCGCGGACCTGCTCGGCGTCAACCGCAATACGTTGCGCAAGAAAATCCGCGATCTCGACATTCAGGTCTATCGCGGGGGTAACTGA